The DNA region TAACCATACTCCTGAACTTCAGCATCGAGAAAGTACGCCCAGCTTGTCCCACCCTAGTCTGCCGATAAATGACTGGGCCACGGTCACCTGCATAAATTATTATTGCGACTGCTAAAAGCAATGGTGCACTACAAAGCAGTGTGGTAATCGCCGCAGTTACGTCAAACAATCTTTTCATGTTCAAACTTTTTTTGTTTTACCAGTTTCCATAAGCTGAATGCCAAGATAGCCTGGAAGGCAACTAGCGCAACCATCAATAGACGTATATCGTCCAGTACCAAACCAGGAACAACGAGAAATGGCAAAAACATGGCACTTAGAGCGGTGCGCTTAAGCAACAAATTTTGCCGTCCTTGAGCGTTCAGCGCGGCAGTCGCCATGCTGCTAACAGCAACCAGAGGCAAACCAATGAGCCCGATTCGTACCAACTCGGAGATCAAGTTGAGATCCGCTGCGGAGAATGAATCCTCACCTAACACCAGCCCCACTATGGTCCGACTCACAATGATGGCCGGTATAGCGATTGCAATTGCCAATCCCGTCGCCTTAGCACAGCTTCTATTGTAGAACGCAACAGCGGCACCGGTATCAGCGGCGTCCACCATCCTAGATAGTCTGGGGAGCGCGACGGTTCCGAAGGTTGTAATCAATATTCCAATAGGGAGCTCAACAATTTTTGTTGCATAGCTAAACCCAGCTAGGCTACCACTACCAAGCAGTGTAGCCAATGAACGCATGAGCACTGGCACCAATAATGTTGCCGATGTGGCGATAAGTGCGTAAGTAAAGCTGGCACCCAATCGTCTATCAAAGTACAAGGCGCGCCCAATCCTAAACTCCACTTTGTCAATAATTCCTAGCAGTTGGGAGCCATAACGCACGAACGCACCCATTGCAATAGCGCAAGCAAGCCATACAAGTGTTTGTCCGCGCGAAGAGCCAATGACCACGCCGCCGATTACGATGACGTTGAATATGAGAGTACCCGTTCCTGCCAAGAAAAACCGACCCTGGCTGTTGAGTAGAGCAGTCGAAATCCCTGATAAAGCCGTGAAGGGAATCGCAATACACACGACAGCAAACAAGAATCTGGCCTGCTCGTCGAGAGCGCCGACATAACCCGGGGCAATTAGAGCCAATACGGAGTCTGGCGCGGCCCCGACTATCAAAGCAATGATCGTGAAGACGGCAGCGGCGAACACTGTGCTTTGCCAAAATAGCTTTGACCGAGCGGAGGACGAAAGAACGCTAAGCCGTGGCACAAGCGCCGCCGTCAGGCCTCCCGCGAGGAGTATATTGACAAAAAGATCGGGCAGCGTGAGCAAAATGACAGCAATATCTGCTTGCGCACTCAAGCCCAATTCGCGCGCGATTAAGACTTCCCGCACAAAGCCTGATGCCCGCCCAGCAAGCAGTGCGAGGCCCAATATGAGCGTGGTGGAGCCGAGAAGCTTACGAGTTACTATCACTACGAGTTTTCGCCTGGAGATGTCGGACAATCTCTTCTACCAAGCGCTTCACTTCTTTTTGATTTCTAAGCAGTTGAGCAACATCGGACTCGCAGTGCCGGAGATACGCGCCGCGAAGCTTTTCTACCTCTCCGCAGAAATCCATATCCGCCTCGATCTCTTCAACTGATTTCGCGTCCCTGTGGAATGTACGTGACAGGATTGCCGCAGTAGAGCCCAACCTTGCATGCTCCGACAGTATGAGCTCCGCAGGTAGCATTCCCTCACCTACCCTCGCAACTCCCCCTATGCCGAATGGGATGTTCGCCTCTCTCAACTGTCTCGCCATCTCCTCGACGCATCCATTTGTCAGAGGTTCGAACATAAATGCGTGTCTCATCGCTAAGTGAAGATCGTTTAAGCCGATATGGACCTCGATCACCCCCGGCACCGCCACGCAATCCCGAAGTGTATCCATCGCTCCTATGGTTTCCACTAGCAAGCAGATTTTCGCCCGTCCTGCAACGTAAGAGCTAAACAGCTCCACTTCGCTGGCGGAGTGAAACATGGGCAGCATAAGCGTATTGGCGCCACACCGGACGGCACGATCTACTTCTGCTCTAGTGTCCGGATTGATCGGATTTAAACGAGCCACAAGCTCAGTGCTAGGCGCGGCCGCGCGCACTCTCTCGAGATCTTCGAAGGTATGGCGGCTGATAACCGTATTGAGATGGCCTTGCCGTTCATCTTTCCCTAATATTTCCAGATCAACAAAGAGGCGATCCACACCATTCTTCGCGGCATAGGCGGCTACTGATGCCGAGTTTGTGATGAAGTAAAAATTCATGGTGTCCGTACTGAGGCTAATATGTAGTAGTTGCGCGACGCGTCGCGGTGAAGCACGAAACGCTTAGCGGTCAAGGCATAAAGCATCAAGAAACGAGTCACGTGGAAAAGCCGTCATCAACCACTATATTTTGCCCGCACACATATTCAGATGCATCAGACAATAGAAAGCGTACGGCTCCGACCACATCGCGAGAATCAAGCATTCCCTTACTACCGGAAAGCTGGCGATAGCGCTGCAAGAAGGTAGGATCTTGCCCCGCCTCGATGCCACCGGGGCTGACACAGTTGACACGGAATTGCGATCCCTTGGTGTAAGAGGTTGTGTATCTCGAGATATGCTGCAAGGCGGACTTGATCGCGGCATACTCCACAGGCATGGTCATTTCCGTACCCTGGTACACGTCGAATCGCGGAGATATTACTCCATACACGGACGAGATATTTACGAGTGAAAATTTAACACCGCCGTCTACAGCGTACTTAGCGCACTGTTGCATGAACAGAAAATAGCCACCTAGGTGAAGGGAAACGTTTTCACAAAAATCTTCGATGCTCACATCGAAAAAGTGACGCCCATATGAGGTATTTCGAGGGTAGGCCGCATTGACGGCGCCATCAAGGCGCCCGTAGGTGGCCACACCGAAGGAGAGCAATTCTTGCACTGAAGCGGTACTCGTGATGTCACACACATAGACCGAAATTCTATCGATGAACTGCTTCTTCATCTCCTCTAATTGATCTCTATCCGTATCGGCAGCGAGAACGGTCGCGCCGCTCTGCCACGCGCTCAGAACCACTTCCCGACCCAAGCGGCCGCATGCTCCAACTACTATGACGACCTTCCCTGTCAAGTCCATTACTGCTTTCCTTTATACAACGCCTCAGCAAATGCAAAATCTAACTCGTCATCGATATCTACTGCTCTACTTTTTGGCACTATGACCGATTTCACCCTTCCATCAAAAATGCCTGCACTTTCCAAAATGAATTTGGGGCGCGCCAGATATGCGACGGTAGTAAGATCGAAAACCTCCGGAGCGTCTTGTCGTCGAGTGATACTTGCCCCACTAATCGCGATGTGAGTATCACCGTTAGCTTTACGCGTGACCATATTGAAATAAGGACTTCGCGAAGCTGGCGTCACCGTTATGACTACATCCGATGTATCGTCCAAGGCCGTAAGGCAGTTCTCAATGTCCTCCCGAGCACGAAGTGGACTTGTTGCCGGTAAACTTAAGAAAACGTCGAACTGCTCCCCTCTCTCATGTAGGAATGCTATGGCGTGCTGCCATGCATGCCATTCGCTCGCAAAATCCGTCGCTAGGTGCTCAGGCCGCATAATAACTTCCGCCCCATAACTCTTCGCGACAGCTGCGATTTCTTCCGAATCCGTGGACACATAAGTTTTTAACACCGTGCTGAGCTCAGCAGCGAGACGGATACTGTGAGCGATTAGCGGCACACCTCCAAGGGGTCTGATGTTCTTTCCAGGTAGCCCTTTTGAACCGCCACGAGCGAATACGAACGCGAATACTTTCATTCGACAGTACCGATTTCTACTGGCATTTTTGTTTGCGATGACAAATGAAGCGCGTCGACGACCGACAACACCGCCAAAGCATGTCGCAGCCCCACCTTAGGATTTGCGTTCCCCGACGCTACTTTGTCAAAATGCACTATTTCTTCCATGTACATATCGTTTCGGTCGTAACATTCGTCACGAAACAGCTCTTCGGACCGTCCTCCGCTCGATAGAATAATGCTGTTGTGCAGTACGTCCCAGATAACAGTTCCGTTCTGTCCGATAATTTTGCAGCGACGCTCGGGCGATCGCTGCAAGAAATCCATATGAAGATTGACTATCAAGCCGCTCTTTAAATTTAATATTGCGTCTACGTTGTCTTCAACATCTATTTCCAATGCTCCGCTAGTTGAGGCTACGCAATATACGCGCTCGACCTCGCCGAACAACCAGCTAATATAATCTAACTCGTGGCTCAGCTCTAATAACACCCCGCCTCCGAGCTCTTTGCGCGCCGAGACATTTTTCCGGTAGTCACTTTTGGGACGCCAATCCGGCAGGTATTGGCCTACTTCGGCCAATACGCTGTAAATTCGTCCTAACTGTTGCGATTCGATAATAGTTTTAACTTTTTGCGCAGCTAGCAGATTGCGAAGGTTATAAGCTATATCGACTCTATGCTCATTCTCGTACAATACGTTTAGCTGATCTTTGAGCGTCTCAACCGAACTCGATAAGGGCTTCTCGATAAGGACTGGAATATCGTTACGTAAGAGTTCAGCTGCATGTAGGCCGTGAAGGGGTGCGGGAGATGCCACAATAGCGAAACTTGGCCTTGACTTTACGGCCTCAGCAACTGAAACATACCGGACCGTCTCAACGCCGACATCCGCGCCGCTAAGCTGTCGTCCCGACGCGGAAACACAGCCGACCGATGATCCAGGAAAAAAAAGACGCAAATTATCAATATGTCGCCGGGCGATGCTACCACTTCCCACAACTAAAAAGCGCCTTGGGGTCATAGCAGGTTGCCTACCTCATATTGGGCACGCTTGAAGTCCTCAATACGCCCAATGTCCAGCCAGTATTCGTGTACTGGAAAGACGTTCACCTCGTCTCCCTTTGCGATAAGGCTTTCCAGCAGGGCCGGCATGTCAATCCGGGTATGGGGTTTAATGCTTTTGACCACTTCCGGGTCTAAAAGATAAATTCCCGCATTAATGAAAAATCGCTGCACGGGTTTTTCGACCATCGATGTGATGCGAAGCCCCTTACTTTGTATTACACCGTAAGGAACCTGGTACTCGTATTCTCGCACGCACATTGTAGCGACGCCATCTTGAGTATTATGAAACTCTAATAGTCTTTGATAGTTCAGCGTGGTCAATAAATCACCATTCATCATGAACATGGGACTATCAATTTCTTCATGCGGTAATAGCCCGATCGCGCCGCCGGTTCCTAGAGGAGATTCTTCGTGAACATAACGGATGGACACTCCCCAGCGACTTCCATCGCCAAAGTATTCCTCAATCATATGCGGTAAGTAATGAGTCGAAATGAAGAAACGATGAAAACCAGCCGATATGAATCTTTCCAGAATAATTTCCAAAATAGGTTTTTCACCTATTTTGAGCAGTGGCTTCGGACATTCACTCGTCAATGGATGCAATCGGGTGCCGAATCCGCCAGCCATGAGAAATACAGGATTATTCCTTTGAGGCCGATTTACGAGTCCCTGCAGGGTTTGTAGGCCCACAACACGTCCGGATGCATCTATAACGGGCAATTGTAAAAGCTGCGTGCTGTCCATCAGCGCGAGTATCCGATCTTTACTCCAGCCTTCCTGGGCCACCTGTGGCTTATCACACATCACGGCTCGTAACGGGGTAGTAAGCGGTAATCGTTTCAGTAAAGCACGACGTACATCACCGTCGGTCAGGGTTCCCAATAACTTCCGATTCTCATCGACCACCAGCACTATTCGGAGCGCCTCGCGATCAAGTATCGCAATCGCCGCTTCAAGGCTCTGATCAGGTGGCACTAAAATTGATTTCCACGAATTCATGACTTCAATCCAACTAAGACCGTTCCAGTACAGCGCCACCGTCGGAGCGACGCCCAACAAACACTTGATTAGCGTCTACTCTTTTCAACACCACTGTGCCCGCGCCGATGATCGCACCACTGCCGATCTCGACACCTTGAATTACGGTAGCACCAGCACCAATGAAAGCCCCACTACCGATGCTGACGCCGCCCGCTAGCGTGACGCCAGGCGCGATATGAACGTGGTCTCCCACCAAGCAATCGTGATCGATAATTGCTCCAGTGTTCACGATACAGTTCTCACCTAAGGCGGCGTCGGCTTGAACGACGGCCCCTGCCATTACCTGGGTTCCTGGCCCTAGTATGGCGGTCGAGTCGACGTAGGCGCTTGGGTGCACAAGAGTCGCGAATCGAAACCCTCGGCCTACGGTATGCAGGTAGAGTGCTCGACGAGCTACGCTGCCTGGCAAGCATCCAATTCCATTCACGGCGTCCACTGCGCAACAATCAATGCTCTCGAGCGCAGAATCGTCGCCTAAAACAGGAATACCGCGCCATTTTGACGTTCCTCGTTTTACCAGGTCAGGATCGCAAACCCCTATGATCTCACGGCCAAGGCTAACCATCAGGGACAACAATACCTTAGCGTGTCCGCCTGCGCCCAACAGAACCAAGGATCGAAGATCGGTCATATATCTATGCTGTCCCCGGCCTTGTAGCCTCGGCTTACCTGCATCCCGACACTATCCCACAATCCGTTGGCGGGTCTGCCGCCTCCACAACGGGCAGTCGTGAGATCTTCACGGCTCAATACTTCACCCCTATTAATGTCCCGCGTCACCGTTACTTGTTGACGAGCAGCAGATCGTGTGTCCCATTCACTCGCCTGAGGCGCCTTCCTGCCATCTCCTAAAGAACGTTCAAGCTGACGAATATCGCGGACCATCTCACGGAGTTCATCCGGCTGGAGGGAAGCTTGATGATCCGGTCCGCTCATCCCACGATCAATGGTGAAGTGCTTCTCTATTACGCGCGCTCCGCGGGCAACAGCAGCAACGGGGAAAAGGGTACCTTCAGTATGGTCAGAATATCCGACTGGAAGCCCAAAGCTATGCGCCAATGTGTCCATCGCACATAAGTTAACTTCCTCGGGAGGCGTAGGGTATTGCGAGGTACAGTGCAGTAAAGTGACATGTCCTTGTAAGCGTCTTCGATTTTGCTCGTTACTCCAGCAACGCCAGACCTCTTCGAAGTTGGATGGTTCATTTATCGAGCACAAGGCATGGGCGACCACAGCCAAGCTCTCTTCGACTTCCCCTAGCAGCGCCATACCTGTAGAAAGAATAAGCGGTTTGCCCATCCGCGCGAACTGCCAGAGTAAAGGGCCGTTCGTCAGTTCGCCTGACGGTATCTTGTAGAGGGGCATATCCAGCGTATTTAAGAACCGTAGACTCTCAATATCAAACGCTGTAGACAAGAACTCGATGCCTTTACGATGAGCATAGGATTGCAACTCGACGTGCCACTCATACGGCAACTCGAGCTTCTCGAGCATAGACAATTGGCTCTCGTTATGATCGGTCTGGGCTTTCTGATACGTTGCCTTTGGCGCGCTCCTGGAAGCCAGTTTCTTCGCGCTGAAGGTCTGAAACTTCACAGCGTCCGCGCCCGCGTCGGCAGCAATATCAATCAATGAGAATGCGTGGTCCTTGCGTCCGTTGTGATTCACGCCCGCTTCGGCAATGATGTACACGGACCCGCCGTTGAGGTCGCTCATAAATCATTCCAAGTCATAAAATTTCTTTGGGACATCGAACTTGCTACTCGCTAAGAACTGGACAATGGCCGCAGCGGCATCCCCCTGACCATATGGATTCTTTGCCTTCTTGATTGCGTCTGAATGCGCCTCGGATAGCGCCACATTTAAGGCACCCCTAATCGAAGGTAAATCTACGCCACAGTTCACTACGCTGGCCGAAGCCAAGCGTCCCTCCTGGCGAACTCCAATATTGACAGTGGGGCGGTTCAGAGCGGGAGCTTCGATGATTCCGCTGGACGAGTTACCAACCACAGCTGCGGCGTACGACATCGCACTAAGGTACCGCTCAGAGCCTAATGAAGCAATGGCCAGTATCCTGGATGGATGCTCTTCAGCATACTGCTTTAAGAGGGGAATAATGTAACGGCCGCCATTATCTGCATTCGGGTACGTGATTATGACCTGATAATCAGGGAAAAAGTCTAGCGCCTCGAGCAAGCATTTAAAGACGCTAACTGGATCCTCGTTCGCAGCAGTGACCGGATGATACGTCACTAAAAAATAGGGCCGTCGCAGGTCAAATCGCAACGAAGTCGCTAATTCATGCAACGTCAGCCTAGTAGATCGGGTAATGTGGTCTAAACCGACTGCCCCTACACAGAGTACGCGGTCCGGTTGTTCTCCCATTTGTACTACCCGCTCTCTATACGGCTCAGCAGCAACGAAATGGAAACTGGCCATCTTCGTAATCGCGTGCCTGATTGCGTCATCGTAGGCACCCTCTGTAATTTCACCACCATGTATGTGGCCAATCGGAATTTGCATGATTAGGGCAGACTGAGCAATCGCGATTGTTTCGAACCGATCGCCAAGCACCAATAGGATATCCGGACGCAAGCGATCTAATGCGTCAGCAAACCCTATCATGCCGACTCCCATCGACTTCACGACCCCTACCGATGAGTTGGATGAAAGCAGGAGCTCCACCTTAGCATCAATATGAAAGCCGTCCTCCTCTATTTGTCGCCAGGTTTCTCCAAACTCGGGAGAGAAATGCATGCCTCCTGCAATGATGCGCAAGTCGAAGTCGGCGCACGCCTGTATATCCTTCAGCAACCAGTAAAGTAGCCCGTATTCGGCTCGGGTGCCGGTGAATACCGCTACTGTTCGAATCATAGACTGCCCTCGGGAAGAACGCTACTCGGTACATTTACGATGCGCTCTTCTAACCACTGAGCGTTGCTCAAGTCGCCACGTTGGCAGTTGCTATAGTGGGACAAGCCAGTCATCAGCCTCCAGATGGGCCGCGTCATTACGCCGGCTTCGTTAGTAGCCTTTAACATTGCATCACGCTGCGCTTTCGTTTCGCATATGACAGCGTTAAGCCAATAGTTAGATCTGCAATTCTCAGGCTCTTCGACAAAGCGAATCTGAGAGCTTCGGAGCAACTCACGATAACGGGAGGCAAGTTCCCGCTTTGCGCAGATAAACTTATCAAGCTGCTCTAGTTGCGCGCACCCCAATGCAGCGTTAATGTTAGGAAGTCGATAGTTAAAGCCAATTTCATCATGGTCGAACTCGTACGGGTGAGGCCTCTTTGCCGTGGTCGTAATGTGCTTGGCACGCGACCCTAAAGCTTCTCCTGACAGCACCATTCCGCCACCGCCAGTTGTAATTATCTTATTCCCATTGAAGCTTAACGTA from Pollutimonas thiosulfatoxidans includes:
- a CDS encoding lipid II flippase MurJ, with product MIVTRKLLGSTTLILGLALLAGRASGFVREVLIARELGLSAQADIAVILLTLPDLFVNILLAGGLTAALVPRLSVLSSSARSKLFWQSTVFAAAVFTIIALIVGAAPDSVLALIAPGYVGALDEQARFLFAVVCIAIPFTALSGISTALLNSQGRFFLAGTGTLIFNVIVIGGVVIGSSRGQTLVWLACAIAMGAFVRYGSQLLGIIDKVEFRIGRALYFDRRLGASFTYALIATSATLLVPVLMRSLATLLGSGSLAGFSYATKIVELPIGILITTFGTVALPRLSRMVDAADTGAAVAFYNRSCAKATGLAIAIAIPAIIVSRTIVGLVLGEDSFSAADLNLISELVRIGLIGLPLVAVSSMATAALNAQGRQNLLLKRTALSAMFLPFLVVPGLVLDDIRLLMVALVAFQAILAFSLWKLVKQKKFEHEKIV
- a CDS encoding aldolase/citrate lyase family protein, whose translation is MNFYFITNSASVAAYAAKNGVDRLFVDLEILGKDERQGHLNTVISRHTFEDLERVRAAAPSTELVARLNPINPDTRAEVDRAVRCGANTLMLPMFHSASEVELFSSYVAGRAKICLLVETIGAMDTLRDCVAVPGVIEVHIGLNDLHLAMRHAFMFEPLTNGCVEEMARQLREANIPFGIGGVARVGEGMLPAELILSEHARLGSTAAILSRTFHRDAKSVEEIEADMDFCGEVEKLRGAYLRHCESDVAQLLRNQKEVKRLVEEIVRHLQAKTRSDSNS
- a CDS encoding oxidoreductase; amino-acid sequence: MDLTGKVVIVVGACGRLGREVVLSAWQSGATVLAADTDRDQLEEMKKQFIDRISVYVCDITSTASVQELLSFGVATYGRLDGAVNAAYPRNTSYGRHFFDVSIEDFCENVSLHLGGYFLFMQQCAKYAVDGGVKFSLVNISSVYGVISPRFDVYQGTEMTMPVEYAAIKSALQHISRYTTSYTKGSQFRVNCVSPGGIEAGQDPTFLQRYRQLSGSKGMLDSRDVVGAVRFLLSDASEYVCGQNIVVDDGFST
- a CDS encoding acylneuraminate cytidylyltransferase family protein, which codes for MKVFAFVFARGGSKGLPGKNIRPLGGVPLIAHSIRLAAELSTVLKTYVSTDSEEIAAVAKSYGAEVIMRPEHLATDFASEWHAWQHAIAFLHERGEQFDVFLSLPATSPLRAREDIENCLTALDDTSDVVITVTPASRSPYFNMVTRKANGDTHIAISGASITRRQDAPEVFDLTTVAYLARPKFILESAGIFDGRVKSVIVPKSRAVDIDDELDFAFAEALYKGKQ
- a CDS encoding Gfo/Idh/MocA family protein, producing the protein MTPRRFLVVGSGSIARRHIDNLRLFFPGSSVGCVSASGRQLSGADVGVETVRYVSVAEAVKSRPSFAIVASPAPLHGLHAAELLRNDIPVLIEKPLSSSVETLKDQLNVLYENEHRVDIAYNLRNLLAAQKVKTIIESQQLGRIYSVLAEVGQYLPDWRPKSDYRKNVSARKELGGGVLLELSHELDYISWLFGEVERVYCVASTSGALEIDVEDNVDAILNLKSGLIVNLHMDFLQRSPERRCKIIGQNGTVIWDVLHNSIILSSGGRSEELFRDECYDRNDMYMEEIVHFDKVASGNANPKVGLRHALAVLSVVDALHLSSQTKMPVEIGTVE
- a CDS encoding nucleotidyltransferase family protein gives rise to the protein MNSWKSILVPPDQSLEAAIAILDREALRIVLVVDENRKLLGTLTDGDVRRALLKRLPLTTPLRAVMCDKPQVAQEGWSKDRILALMDSTQLLQLPVIDASGRVVGLQTLQGLVNRPQRNNPVFLMAGGFGTRLHPLTSECPKPLLKIGEKPILEIILERFISAGFHRFFISTHYLPHMIEEYFGDGSRWGVSIRYVHEESPLGTGGAIGLLPHEEIDSPMFMMNGDLLTTLNYQRLLEFHNTQDGVATMCVREYEYQVPYGVIQSKGLRITSMVEKPVQRFFINAGIYLLDPEVVKSIKPHTRIDMPALLESLIAKGDEVNVFPVHEYWLDIGRIEDFKRAQYEVGNLL
- a CDS encoding acetyltransferase encodes the protein MTDLRSLVLLGAGGHAKVLLSLMVSLGREIIGVCDPDLVKRGTSKWRGIPVLGDDSALESIDCCAVDAVNGIGCLPGSVARRALYLHTVGRGFRFATLVHPSAYVDSTAILGPGTQVMAGAVVQADAALGENCIVNTGAIIDHDCLVGDHVHIAPGVTLAGGVSIGSGAFIGAGATVIQGVEIGSGAIIGAGTVVLKRVDANQVFVGRRSDGGAVLERS
- the neuB gene encoding N-acetylneuraminate synthase; protein product: MSDLNGGSVYIIAEAGVNHNGRKDHAFSLIDIAADAGADAVKFQTFSAKKLASRSAPKATYQKAQTDHNESQLSMLEKLELPYEWHVELQSYAHRKGIEFLSTAFDIESLRFLNTLDMPLYKIPSGELTNGPLLWQFARMGKPLILSTGMALLGEVEESLAVVAHALCSINEPSNFEEVWRCWSNEQNRRRLQGHVTLLHCTSQYPTPPEEVNLCAMDTLAHSFGLPVGYSDHTEGTLFPVAAVARGARVIEKHFTIDRGMSGPDHQASLQPDELREMVRDIRQLERSLGDGRKAPQASEWDTRSAARQQVTVTRDINRGEVLSREDLTTARCGGGRPANGLWDSVGMQVSRGYKAGDSIDI
- the neuC gene encoding UDP-N-acetylglucosamine 2-epimerase; the protein is MIRTVAVFTGTRAEYGLLYWLLKDIQACADFDLRIIAGGMHFSPEFGETWRQIEEDGFHIDAKVELLLSSNSSVGVVKSMGVGMIGFADALDRLRPDILLVLGDRFETIAIAQSALIMQIPIGHIHGGEITEGAYDDAIRHAITKMASFHFVAAEPYRERVVQMGEQPDRVLCVGAVGLDHITRSTRLTLHELATSLRFDLRRPYFLVTYHPVTAANEDPVSVFKCLLEALDFFPDYQVIITYPNADNGGRYIIPLLKQYAEEHPSRILAIASLGSERYLSAMSYAAAVVGNSSSGIIEAPALNRPTVNIGVRQEGRLASASVVNCGVDLPSIRGALNVALSEAHSDAIKKAKNPYGQGDAAAAIVQFLASSKFDVPKKFYDLE